One stretch of Eriocheir sinensis breed Jianghai 21 unplaced genomic scaffold, ASM2467909v1 Scaffold196, whole genome shotgun sequence DNA includes these proteins:
- the LOC126990753 gene encoding serine/threonine-protein kinase PkaB-like, with protein sequence MLQAPGPFPHLNLATASLISPREETWLPSPSLLVLTRERFDTLVAEHKQVLGRGASCTVYLVEVGGALCCLKVAREQHLAAMFRREFDILLDLDGAAGAPKALGTSFEFPAMLTTFCGQKTFCDLHNLAPRDTDKLAAFLALARDVRQLHARGYAHTDIKPDNVVLHQGADGRLQVFLIDYGLAKTFGTGLSIARTHMHRTPWMAPELRRGAPCSPPVDVFSLGYVLRRVLATCHTRLSGLEVLADSAMAADPAQLPSVAQIIETVRIYAGEISRKAAFVRRVRKAFSCPFPRRRHY encoded by the exons ATGTTACAGGCACCAGGTCCCTTCCCAcacctcaacttggccacagcctccctGATAtcacccagagagg AGACATGGCTCCCCTCACCATCCCTCCTCGTTCTGACGAGGGAGCGCTTCGACACGCTGGTGGCCGAGCACAAGCAGGTGCTTGGGCGCGGCGCCTCGTGCACGGTGTACCTGGTGGAGGTCGGCGGCGCCCTGTGCTGCCTCAAGGTGGCAAGGGAGCAGCACCTCGCCGCCATGTTCCGCAGGGAGTTTGACATCCTGCTGGACCTGGACGGCGCGGCGGGCGCCCCCAAGGCCTTGGGCACCAGCTTTGAGTTCCCTgccatgctcaccaccttctGCGGCCAGAAAACCTTCTGCGACCTGCACAATCTTGCTCCCCGCGACACTGACAAACTGGCGGCCTTCTTGGCGCTGGCCCGGGACGTGCGGCAGCTCCACGCCCGCGGCTACGCCCACACCGACATCAAGCCCGACAACGTGGTGCTGCACCAAGGCGCCGACGGCCGCCTGCAGGTGTTCCTCATTGACTACGGCTTGGCCAAGACATTCGGCACAGGACTCAGCATCGCGCGCACGCACATGCACCGCACGCCCTGGATGGCCCCGGAGCTGCGGCGCGGCGCGCCATGCTCGCCCCCCGTGGACGTGTTCTCCCTCGGCTACGTCCTGAGGCGCGTCCTGGCCACGTGCCACACGCGCTTATCCGGCCTGGAGGTGCTGGCCGACAGCGCCATGGCAGCAGACCCGGCACAGCTGCCCTCGGTGGCCCAGATCATAGAGACAGTCAGGATATACGCGGGAGAGATATCCAGGAAGGCGGCCTTTGTCCGGCGTGTTCGCAAGGCCTTTTCCTGCCCcttcccgcgccgccgccattactaa